The following is a genomic window from Mus pahari chromosome 1, PAHARI_EIJ_v1.1, whole genome shotgun sequence.
attatgtgtttatatctgtgtgtatttgtgcatgtaagTGTGGTGACTTAGTATtacaaaagagggcatcagacgccttggaactggagttagaggtggtcgTGAGACACCTGATGAGTGCTAGgagctgaactcagatcctctgcaagagtagtgcATGCTCTTAGTCAccgagctgcctctccagcctcacaTTCCTACTGTTGTACATAGCCTGCTTCCACGAGATCCCACTGGCATTGTCAGACGTGAGGGTGACACTGCAGAGGCAGGCTTAGAATGCTAGGCCTTTCACCGTCTTTCTTCTCAATGCAGATCCTAAATTTGACTCAGGCCCTAAAAGACAATAAGAGCCCCCTGCACCTTGTCCAGATGCCACCTGTGATTGTCGAGACAGCCCGTTCTCATCAGCGGTCTGCAAGTGAATCCTACACACAGAGCTTTCAGAGTCGGAAGCCCTTCTTTTCATGGTGGTAgccccagaggcaggcagaagaaaTCCTGCAGGTGACGGGCTGGGAGGAAGCCTGGAAATCCCAGGTTCGCGGTAAGCCAGAGAAGCTGGCGCACAGCAGAGCCTTTCAGAGACCTTCCTCTTTGCTTGCCACCTCCCTCAGGGCTTTCCTACCCACAGGGAGAAGCACAATGGGGGACAAGAGTGCTCCTGGACCTTCAGAGTGTTGGGGAGGCTCCTGTCCAGGCAAGGAGCCCAGGCGGCTGAGGAGGAACCACTCGCTCATAGCATTTGGTGGCTGGTTGGGAAAGTCCCATCTCTCCCTGACAACCCTCTCCATCCAGGTTACCTAATATATTCTGCATCAGaaaccaacaaaacagaaacaacagaaacaaatttaaatgCTTATAGGAAAGCCTACATTCTATCCTCTGACATCAGAAGTCCTTAATCTAGAACCTAAATTTGCTGACACAGGCGCGCTGATACCTAGCAGTTGTTTACTCCATGAACTGAGTGGTCAGAGGCCATCGCTGGCCCACAGACAGAAGCCATTCCTTTCTGGTTTTGCCAAATTGAGCCTCCTCTTGCCGCACTGGTACTGACTTCTTGTGGCAATGAGCAGGTTCATCGTTCTGCACCTCTAAGGCTCTGCACACAGTCTTTTTCTCTGCCCTGCTGTAACTTGCCCGGCACTCATCTGAGGTGGGAGGGACTAGCCTTGGCAGTGTGCTCTGCCAGGAGTGGTTGTATGACGTGGAGGTGATTGACACGGCCTGTTTGCATGTCAGATGCTAGGAGGGTTCTGTGGGAGCCTGGCACAGCCTCACTCCTGGTCCTTAGTTGCagccttcctccttttctgtttgttattctagttttccccattttaaaatgagttcGGTTTGGGTTCTAGAGTGGCTCTCAGCAGGGGTTGTGGGTTAGTAGGTTCATGGGCAGCCAAGGACAGCATCTCTGTTCTTCATGTGTTACCACTGCTGCCTGGAGAGAACAGGACCCGTGttctgcttctgctccctgaccAGCGTGCCCCTTGGCTCCTGCCTTCCTGTCCTGGATGGTTTCTGCTCAGCTTCTTGAAGAGAGGCCTTCAAACAGTTCCCCAGTGCCTGCCCAGTTCAACGTGCATCTTCCTGCTTTCATGTCTTCTCCCTTGCCAGGTGTTTGAACCCTTTCTACACCAAAGCAAAGAATTGACTTCAGGAGGGAGTGAAAAGGGGGCCGAGAGGCCGTGTGGCCAAGAGGCAGCGGCAGTGGTCACACCCTGTGCTGTGGACCCGTGAGTGTTCTCACACTCTACAATTGGTCAGTCGGCCTTGGAAAGAAATGTCCTGAAGGCTTGAAACAACCAAAGAACTGGAGTAGGAGCACAGCTGTGCCTCAGCTGCTTGCCGAGCTCCCACCGACTGGAGGCGGGACCGAAGACAGCCTTCCGTCAGGTGGGGCAGGCTGCTCCCTGCCATTCCAACCCAGGAGTCAGCTTGCTATGGGCTTCCACTCTGCAACATGAATCTCTGAGCACTGGATATGCATGCCCTATGGACAGAGTCGCTGTTGTTTGCCCCGTCTTGACAATCCCTTCCAGCCCACGTGGACTCTGGCCTCAGAACCTTGTTTGAGAGAATCCCTGTCTCCTCAACACAGGAGCCAGCAGGGGTCCAGGTGTGTGCCGGTCTTCACAGATGTCTCCACAGCAGCCCGTTGGCGAGACTCCCCACTGGAGTGAGTGCTGGAGAGAACTTTTGCTGTCCAGACTCGTGTGCACTGTCCTACGCCAGATCAGGTCTGCTGTCGGAGGAGATTGGGTCCAATGGGAGAAGGGGCCAGTGCCAGGCCCAGTGGGCAAGGGTGCAGGCggccttccctgcctccctccctcgaAGCTTGTACTCAAGTTGCCTTGAATGTGGACTTGGGAGTGCCAGGAGCCCAGAGTGTCGGGTACTTCAGAACAGCCGCCCCTCTGTCAGCCTCAGGCCTGTCCCGTGTCTAGGAGCTGAAGCTGGTTGGTGAGCACTGCTGCCCTGTTCTTCTAATGCACTGTAGAAATTGTATGTATTGTATTTAAATCAATGCAAATGTATGAATAACAAATCCAGTTCTGACCTCTTTGTCCAGTTTTCTTTGGTGGAAGAAAGACAGGGTAAATGCAGTTTTAAGGACAAAGAGACACATTTCCATGGAGTTATGGAGACTTGACTCTTTAAAACCAAGTGTTTTCTTAAGACATCCCAAAAACTGACATGAGTCTGCATTGATAGAACACATACTTGCTTTTGGTATGAATACTTACTACAGAGATTTCTCTGATAGGGACTCTATAGTGTTTGCCCTGGCTACTTCCTTGCAGTCAGAATTCTGGGGTTAggtatagagcagtggttctcagtctgtgaGTTGCGACCCTTTTTGGGAGGTGTTGAATGAGCGTTTCACAGGAGTCtcctaagaccattgggaaacagatatttacattatgatctataacagtagcaaaattagttttGAAGTATGAACAAAGTAAtttggttgggggtcaccacaacatgagtagAAGTGTATTaaggggttgcagcattaggaaggttgagagccactggtttaGATGCAAATTTAGGAGAGGTTGGCTTTTATCCTTGGCCATTAGAGGGCAGTTCTGCCATTTAGGAGCATCACTTTCcctgggggatgggggttggCAAGGAGAGGGGCGTGCTAATGAGCACATAGTCTGGAATAATGGGAAGAGCTCTTGACTCCTGTGTTACCAGGCCATAGTGTGTAAGAGTGATTGATCAGTCCTgtgccctcccacccttgatggTACTGTCTGAGAGATGATGCTCCCAACAGCTGCACACACTACCTAGGACCCAAGTGCTGCAGTGTGGAGCTGATATAGGCTAAcctgtctccccttcccctggTCTGCTCCTTTGGATCAGGTCTATCTCATTTTGTCTTGCAACCTGCCCACCTCTGGAAGAGGACGCTGTAGTACCAGGATCTCCAGGGCTGTGGTTACAGAAGCACAAGCATCCAGCCCAGAGCCATGTCCTGGAGAATATCCTGTCCTCCAAACCTGGCTATGTCTGTTTTGGGATCTTTCCCTTCTGTAACACACTCAAGACAAATCTTGATGCAAACGTCTTTATTTTCCACTTAAACAGGTTTCCCTTTTGCACTGGCCTGTGGCACAAGACAGATGGCTGGGTGCTAGGTGGTGACATTAACTGTCAGTTAGTGAGATGCAGAGATGGTGAGACGCATTAACTGTCAGTGAGATGCAGAGATGGTGAGACGCTGCatttgagtgcatattacttttattcCAGAGGAATGCCATGCAGCCCAGTTACATTGTTTAGTCAGAAAGGCTGATGCGTGACCAGCCTCTATTGCCTCCCTTGGTAAGAAGGCCCCACAGTGCAGAGTCCAGCAGATGCTGGCTCTGAGCTGAACTCAGGGCATTCCGATTACCACTTTCTTCACCTACACAGGGCCTGCTCAGATGTCCTTTTTACAACTCCATAAGCCATTTGGCGGAAGTCCCTGCAGTGTTTGGGGAGGACCTCCCCACATTTAACCAGTCAGTGTCTGATTTGGTGGAGGTAACCTGTGGGGCCTGACTTATTCCAGTTCCGGTGGGCTCTAGCACTTGTTCTCCGGGAGTTTCCAGACTGCTCACTGGAGGCGGTGTCAGTGGTGCTGGCCTGGGGGTCGGCCGCTGTAGAACCAGGCTCCGGTGCTCTGTGGAAACAAGTGTGTGATAGGTCAGCGTCAGGGCAGAGAGCAGGAGGGTCTATAAAAGGAGACCTTCTGCCCCGAGAACTGTATGGCACCTTTCCAAAACTGAATGTTAAGAAGCTGGGgctggattgggggggggggacaacacTCAACAAGCCTCTCCCcaccttttttttctccttaagacAGGACTTCTTCATCGAGCCCTggttgtctggaactcactctgtagaccatctgcctcagactcctgagtgctgagactaaaggcatgcaccaccaccgcctggctcctCCCTACTTTCTCTGCCTTGCTTTTATGGCACTGTGTAAGACACGCATAAATGACGTCAGTTAGTGCAAGCAGTGAAGACTCACTTGCCATCTCAGACCCAAGGATCTGTTCGGTCTCTGCTGTTGAGACTATGAAGGGAAGATCCTAGAGAGAAACGTGTAGTGATGGCTTTAAAGCCGGGTAGTTTACCTGAGGCTCACTATTCCTGGCTGGCAGTGACATGGGCAGAGGTAGATGGTCAGAGAAATCTCTGCTGCTTTGTCACCTCAGCTCTCCACATAACCTTAGACCATACCTCTTTAGTTCCCCAGAAGGCTTTACCCAGGATTGCCTTTGAACTTTACTACTGGTAATTTTCTTACCTAACAGAACTCCCTTCTAGCTGGCCAAGAGTCACTGAAACACGGTAGCATGCTATGACTGGGCTTTCTTTCCTATGGAGATTACAGGGTCATATGACTAACAATAACAATAGTCTTTGAGGTACCAGCACCAAGGCACTAGACACTGGCTCCAGGCCACACAGCCAGAGCAGTGGAACAGGCATCCTTTCTTCCCCCGCCCTCGGCCCTCCAGTCCCAGGCACCTACCTGAGACGGCTGCAGTGGTTCTGTCTCGGTGGCCTTTTCCTGCGTAGCTTCCTCAGTGCCTCAGCCACACGGTGATCCCCTGCACATTCCCAGATGATCTGGGCCCGCTCTTCAGCCAGCTGGTCCCCACTGCGCTGGAACAGGCCCTGGATCTGTACCAGCTCAGCATCCTGGAAGATGTTGGCAGAGGCCTGCTTGCGGCCCCGGGTCTGAGGTGTTGAAACCTGCCACAGGGGTGGCTCGCTCACCACAGAGGCTGGAGTCCCCATCACTGGTACCCTGAAATGAAAGATAGACATAAACACTCCTGTAGCCGTCCTTCAGAGGCACTGCCAACCGGTAGCTGGCCATACACTGCTCAAGAGAAAGAATATATTCACAGATATGTACATATTTGCTAAAAGTTGGCAGCGTGTggaatgggtgctgggaatagctCGTTTTCTTTCAGGGTGCTTGCATagagcatgcatgaagctctcCATTTGAGCCCCAGTACCCCATCatggagttcagttcctagcacccacatatctgctcacaaccgtctgtatttccaattccagggaacctgatgcccttTCCCTGACTTCTGCAGGCTCTAGGCATGTACCAATACATGCAatcaaacactcaaacacatgaagtaaa
Proteins encoded in this region:
- the Avpi1 gene encoding arginine vasopressin-induced protein 1, giving the protein MGTPASVVSEPPLWQVSTPQTRGRKQASANIFQDAELVQIQGLFQRSGDQLAEERAQIIWECAGDHRVAEALRKLRRKRPPRQNHCSRLRAPEPGSTAADPQASTTDTASSEQSGNSRRTSARAHRNWNKSGPTGYLHQIRH